One region of Balaenoptera ricei isolate mBalRic1 chromosome 5, mBalRic1.hap2, whole genome shotgun sequence genomic DNA includes:
- the TKTL2 gene encoding LOW QUALITY PROTEIN: transketolase-like protein 2 (The sequence of the model RefSeq protein was modified relative to this genomic sequence to represent the inferred CDS: inserted 4 bases in 4 codons; deleted 3 bases in 3 codons) — protein RDRRSTAPFAAQEPGKTPTWRTPPRPAPEATTVLVLQDLANRLRTHSVXGHPTSCCSAADVVSVLFFHATSYRQTEPEPPDSDRFVLSRGHAAPLLGAAWAEAGGISEPDLMNLRTIRCAPEGHPTPRLSSVDVATGSLGXGLGAACGTTYAGEYWARARYRVFCLLGDGEASQGSGREASAFAAHYSLDNLVAVFPVNRLGHSGVPAPKHRADICRRRRGACGWNTRVAVDGQDVEALCHAFCQATRVKSKPAAVVAKTFRGRRIPDVEHAENWHGKPVPKGRADEVIRRTESQIRTNRNLIAPVEGSPPVSVTDTKMTCLPDYKAGDKIATQKAYSLALAELGHADERVIVLGGDPKNSISSEIFKKEHSERLIECFTAEQNXACATRGRTVAFVRTSAAFLSRAFDQIRKGAVSQTSISLSSGSHCGVSVGEDGPSQMALEDLDMFQSIPSCTVFYPGDAVSTEHAVCLAANPKGKCFVRTSWPETAVTYIPQENFEMGRATVIRHSVNDNVTVIGAGVTLPEALAAADAISQQGISLCVIDPFTTKPLDAATTISSAKATGGRVVTVENRYREAGIGEAVCAAVSGEAGVHVHQLAVSGVPKKSEKPSXLLDMFGISARHIIAAVKSTLMNSNS, from the exons CGGGACCGCCGTAGCACCGCCCCTTTCGCGGCTCAGGAACCGGGGAAGACGCCAACGTGGCGgacgccgccccgccccgccccggagGCGACCACCGTGCTGGTCCTGCAGGACTTGGCCAACCGCCTGCGCACCCATTCCG AGGGCCACCCCACGTCGTGCTGCAGCGCGGCCGACGTCGTGTCGGTGCTCTTCTTCCACGCGACGAGCTACAGACAGACAGAGCCGGAGCCCCCGGACAGCGACAGGTTCGTCCTCTCCAGGGGCCATGCGGCTCCACTGCTCGGTGCCGCCTGGGCGGAGGCGGGCGGCATCAGTGAACCCGACCTGATGAACTTGAGGACCATTCGCTGTGCCCCGGAGGGACATCCCACCCCCAGACTGTCGTCTGTCGACGTGGCGACAGGATCGCTGG CTGGGTTGGGCGCCGCGTGTGGAACGACTTACGCTGGCGAGTACTGGGCCAGAGCCCGCTACCGGGTGTTCTGCCTGTTGGGCGACGGCGAGGCCTCGCAGGGCTCTGGCCGGGAAGCTTCGGCCTTTGCTGCCCACTACAGTTTGGATAACCTCGTGGCAGTCTTCCCCGTGAACCGCTTGGGACACAGTGGCGTGCCA GCCCCGAAGCACCGCGCAGACATCTGTCGGCGTCGCCGCGGAGCCTGTGGGTGGAACACTCGGGTAGCG GTGGATGGCCAGGACGTGGAGGCCTTGTGCCACGCGTTTTGCCAAGCGACTCGAGTGAAGAGCAAGCCCGCTGCCGTAGTTGCGAAGACCTTCCGGGGCCGGCGTATTCCAGACGTTGAGCATGCGGAGAACTGGCATGGAAAGCCGGTGCCGAAAGGAAGAGCAGATGAAGTCATCAGACGAACTGAGAGTCAGATACGGACCAACAGGAATCTCATAGCCCCTGTTGAAGGCTCACCTCCAGTCAGCGTCACAGATACAAAAATGACCTGCCTGCCTGATTATAAAGCGGGTGACAAGATAGCTACTCAGAAAGCATATAGTTTGGCTCTGGCTGAACTGGGCCATGCAGATGAAAGAGTCATTGTCCTGGGTGGTGACCCAAAGAACTCCATCTCTTCTGAGATATTCAAGAAAGAACACTCTGAGCGTCTTATTGAGTGTTTTACTGCGGAACAGA TGGCCTGTGCTACACGTGGTCGAACCGTTGCTTTTGTTAGGACTTCAGCTGCCTTTTTGAGCAGAGCATTTGATCAGATCCGGAAGGGAGCCGTATCTCAAACCAGTATCAGTCTTAGT AGTGGTTCCCACTGCGGGGTGTCCGTTGGTGAAGATGGCCCCTCCCAGATGGCCCTGGAAGATCTAGACATGTTCCAAAGCATCCCCAGTTGCACTGTTTTCTATCCAGGTGACGCCGTCTCGACAGAGCATGCTGTTTGTCTGGCTGCCAACCCCAAAGGAAAGTGCTTCGTTCGGACCAGCTGGCCGGAAACTGCAGTCACCTATATACCACAAGAAAATTTTGAGATGGGACGGGCCACGGTCATCCGCCACAGTGTTAATGACAATGTCACAGTTATTGGAGCTGGAGTTACTCTGCCTGAAGCCTTAGCGGCTGCCGATGCCATTTCTCAACAGGGTATTTCTCTCTGTGTCATTGACCCGTTTACCACTAAACCCCTGGATGCTGCCACCACCATATCCAGTGCAAAAGCTACAGGCGGCCGGGTTGTCACGGTGGAGAATCGCTACCGAGAAGCTGGCATTGGAGAAGCCGTCTGTGCAGCCGTCTCTGGGGAGGCTGGCGTCCACGTTCATCAGCTGGCAGTGTCAGGAGTGCCTAAAAAGAGCGAGAAACCTA GATTGCTGGATATGTTTGGAATCAGTGCTAGACACATCATAGCCGCTGTGAAATCCACTTTAATGAACTCAAATAgctga